taaaaatggaTGGTCCCCCCATCAGACTCCTCACCCTTCCCTGGGCCAGCAGGAAGAAGACCCCAAACCTATCCTCAGTGTCCCAGGCAGCAGCCATCAGGAGCATCACCCTCAGACCAGCACACACTAATACACGCCAGCGGACAGGTCCTCCAAGCACCACCATCTCTGCACTGCCCCATATGCACACTCAAAGTCCATTGCTCATGCATTCAGACACGCGCATCCCTAGACACCCGTGAGGCCCAGGCCCCACTCTCACCGGTAGTTCCTCTCGCCCACGCAGTTGTTGAGCCACTTGCAGTGGTGGTCGAAGCCGCACACGCACTTGTTGCAGGCGCTGCAGTGCTTGGAGCGAGCGctcctgtggggagggagggagcacatAGGGGTCGGCCTGCTCGTCCAGTCCTTCACCACCCGACCTGGCCGGGGCGGCAGGGTTCGAGAAGGGACTGCAGCACCAAGCCTGGAGCCGGTTACGGATCGGGCGACCCCGCCCGACAGCTGAGCACGGCGACGGGGAGCGCGCGCGCCCTCTGGTGGCACTGCGCGGCGGAGCACCCGGAGGAGGCAGCGCTTCTGAAGAGCCGGGACCCAGACGCGGGCTCGGGCGGAAGGCTATGGGGAGCATTATACTCTCCCACTCTGGGACTGCGCACCCGGGTGATGGTGGTGTGAAACGGCAACGAGGCTGCCTTTCCAAGCAAGGACCCCTGCGCTGAGCCAGCAGATGATGCATGTATGAGGCCAGGGAGTGAAAGAGAGCAAGGTTGCCAGGCCCAGGGCCTGCATTGCACTTCCTGACATCTTCACTTTTTGAGTCCCTGTTTCCCTGCCAGACTATGGGAATTTTTTCTGGCATTCTCCCAAAAAGCCTCAGTCTGTCTGGCCTAATCCAAAAGGagccaaagaaagagaaacaagcgaACATCTGGGTGAGCGTTAGGTGACCGGTATGCAGTTCCCTGCAGGGGTTCAGATGAGGTGAGGCCACATTAGGAAGGCAAATGAGCCTCCTAGCCCCAGAGAGGGATCAGGGAAGCCCAAAGGAATGTGGAAGAGTGAGTCACCCGGTGTCCTGTCAGTCCCCCCGCAACCACAACAGAACAGAGCCCTGGAATGGGCAGCAACTGCCAGAGCATCCACTGAGGAACAATGAACATGCTGACTGGTGTCTAGTGAAGGGAAGGATGGACTGATGCCAAAGGCCTCAGTGCCTCAATGCTGTTGGATCTTTTTCTGTCCTACGGACAGATCCACTTCAACAGGCTGCCTGGTTCTTAAGATTAGCAGGGAGCTGGCCTTGGACCCCACCCTCATCCCGGATCCCCTACCTGAGGCTGGGAGACCGGGAAGCTTCAGGGAGTTGGGGGCAGGATGGGATGACTAGGGAGGCAGTCTGGACCAGCCAAGGGTAGGCTCTGCACATTGTGACTCCTCTCCCTACTAGCAGTGTGACCTGAagcaagtcacttggcctctctgggcctcagagtcCTCATGagtaaatgaggataataatatcaGCTCGGAGGCCAGATAGGCTGGATTGTGAATCTGGCTCTGCTGCCCAATAGACATATGACCTCAGGCAGGCCTCTTAGCCTTTCTGAGCATTaggctcttccttctctgtgaagtGAGAAAGATGCGGCTTAGCACGTAGTAAGTACTCAAGCATTaactcccctcctcacccctaTCTGGGAATACTTGTGAGAAATGGGAGGGAAGGGAGTGTTACTGGCAGAGTTAGTCATTAGAAATGTTTGTGGCAGAGCCAAACGTTTCCCACTTTGACTGCTGGAAATGCTATTCCTCGTCTTCTGTTTCCAGTCACCTTCTCCTCACCTTCTCCTTTACCCAATTCTCTGTCACTCCATCGAGATTCGTGACTGTGTAAAACTTGAGAGTCCTGAGGCATCAGGATGACTGTAAAGCCCTGGGCATGCCCCTCTCTGCCTTGAGCTCCTGCTGGCAGTTCCCTGGGGAACACTCATTGCCCACACACCCTCAGTCCACACGCACTCACACATCCACATCGCACAAGTTGCAGTGCAGGTCTTCGATGACGTGTGCATGTTGGCTGCGGTTGAAGATGGGCAGGGGCCCTGCGTAGCTCTTGTCCCGCACGTTGGCATCCGCTGGATCAATGGAGACAGCAGTCAGGTGCACCACAAGGTGGCCGGCAAAGATGACGCCCATACACTGGCCCAGCAGGTTAAAGACTCACTCCACACTCTGCCAGCTGGGCGCCCCACTCCTGCTTCCTGTGGCTAGAGAACTGCTCTCCACCTACATATAACTCCCCCATGCAGAGACTCTCTGCCTGTGCCTCTTCCTACCTCCACCCCCGGAGAGCTTCCTTGTCAGACCTCTACAGCATACCTGTGCCccagatggaagaggagaagggcCAGCTGGTAATGGAGCTCACAAGCCAGCACTGCCTACTGCTGCCAAGGGCCCCCAAACACAGGGCCCTGGCCTCACTGCTCCAGGCCTGGTGCAGGCCCTGCTGGTCTTACCTCAGAATCTGATTTGGTTTCAGATTCTAAATGGTGAAGTGAGACTGAAAGAGATTATCCTCTAAAGTCAAGAGACCTAAAATAAAAGTTCTAAGCTTGTTTATCTTGCTTTCACAGGAAGTCAGCTCTGAGAGGGAAGCAGCCACCCTTTCCCAGAAGCTGGGCCAGATGGAGAATCACTTGCAGACAGGGCCTCATACACCCACCACCTCCCTGACCTGCAGCCCAGGTACATAGAGCCCTGGGGCTGAGTGTCTGGGATGGCCTGTCACATTCGGGACCTGGCCAGGGGTAGCATGGCTAATTCCTAGCGCTGAAACACAGATCTTGCAGGACCTATCTGCTCAATGATTGAACCACATGCTAGAGACAGGTATGCTCACAATTTGCTGCAAAGTCTGAATGTGTAAAAATTCACCAACAGATTCCACTCAGGcagccatcctccctccctccctccctcctcttgctAGCCAGGCAGACATCATCCCTCCATCATTTATCCTCCATCCATCACCTGTCCAAcgcccttttctcccttcttctaccCCGCAGCAGCCAAATTTCTGTACATGTCTGCATGAGCCAGGCTCCACCCTACTGTGCTGCACCACAGCTGAAAGAGACAATCCCGTGGCCCATCACAGCCTCTATCCCTACGGTCCTGGCTATGGGTCAGGCCTTCACCTCTTGCCTGAGTTATTCCATAGTCTCCTgactctgctcctcctctctgggTCCCCTTGAGACTGCCCTTCACTTGGTCTCAAAGTAAGCTTTCAAAAACTTAAACCTAAAGCCTTACCTGCTTAAACACCCGCAATGGGTCTCAATGGCTCTCAAGCTAAAGTTTACTCTTTAGCTCAGTGCCAAAGCCCCTTTTGCTCTGGCTCCTCTCAAACCTCTCTGGTATCACCAACCACTACTCCTCACCATTCCAGCCTCTCTTCAGACACACTGAATGTGGGCAAACATTTAGTTTCCTGCCTGCTGCAAcacttctcccacccccaccccctggttcattcattcagctgttTACCAAGGTCTTTCTCTATACCAGGAACTGAAAGATATGGCAGGAGCAAGACAGACTTGGTCCCTAACCCCAAGGAGCCTACAGTCTGGTGGGAAAcacagacattaatcaaataatggGTTGATTGTAATGAAGAAAGTTAACAGGACTGTGTGAGTTTGTAACTGGGCGACCTCGTCTGGTCTGAAGGGATCTGGaaagcttccctgaggaagtatCGTCTCAGTTGAGACTTGGAGAAGAACAGATAACGGGGACCTGGCAGGgaatggaaggaggagaaggagcctggCTGTGTACCGGGAGCAAGCAGAGTCCCAACCAGAGGGGTGGCTGACGTGTGGTTCCAGCTCAGCTCATTGCTGCCATGCAAGAACGAGGGCCCATGTCACCAATTCTGGCTTTTCAAAAGGAACAAGGAATCTGTTTTTCTATGTGAGgtctctgattttttaaatgttgacaaggaaataatttttaaaacacacctGCTGAAGGAATGCTTAAGATCTATTTTGCGTGTTATTATCTctcagttaaaaaagaaaaatttttttcaggtaGGCCCACTTGGCCCACGGGCTGCCAGTTCTTGACTCCTGACTTGGCCGAGTgttggggtggagagagggacaAGGGGCTTCCAGGAAGAGACCACTGTTACCACAACAGAGAACAACAGAGGAAATAATATAAGaggctgggcaggtgggcagAGTTCAGAACATGGAGAGCCTTGAGGATCTTGAACCTCATTCCTTAAGGCAGGAAGAAGCCATGAGAGGGTGTTAAGCTAGGGAGCAATTTTATcagatttgttttttgaaaggACATTCTGGCTGCAGGGACACAGATGGACTGGCCAGAGTGACAGTATGTGGGGGGGAGACCTGTTCGGAAACAAAATGGTCATCTAGGTAAGAGAGGCAGAAGcaatggggagaaaaagacagcTAATTCAATAGCtatttaggaggtaaaatcaATAGGACCTGATGACTGACGGGATAGAGCAGATGAAGGAAAGGGGCGGAGCCGAGAGTACCTGGAGAGGCagatggaggggaggaggggagccgtGAGCAGCAGGTGGCATCTGGGCCCATGGTGACGTTGGTCTAGACGGCCCTCCTCCTGCACCCAGTCTGCTGTCTGAGCCCTTACCCCCAAACTTACCACGTGACAATCTCCAGTCTACAAGGCTTTCCTCCAGCTGGAGGGAGCACCCCAGGGCTGGGGTCCTGACTTACTCATCTTTGCAACCCTAGGGCCCAGGCCAGTTCCAGGCCCGAGGTGCGTACTTGGTACACACCATTACCCTACCTCACTCCTCAGGGGCCCTGAGGGAACCTGCAGAAGGAGGATGGCcttgatggaaggaaggaaaaccatCCAAACCTGGAAATGGGGTGCCAGACCAGGTGGCTCTGTGAGCCTCCACAATGCCCAAAACAATGACTGTGGAGAGGACAAAACCCTTAAACCATCCCCCTGCCTGAGCAGCCCTTTGGGCCTCACTGAGTACCAGCTGCATGACCTCAggaagtcacttaatctctctgaaccccAATTTCTTCACTAGTAAAGTGGGGAGAATACCTTCCTTACAGATTATTATGAAGACtgaatgagataatccatgtacaAGGTTGGCACAGTGCCTTTATATAGTGTGGGGTGTGCCCAGTCCAGATCACTGGAGGAATGTTCCATGAAGCATTCTACTTAATAGCACTAAGCCCTATTGGTCACCTCAGGGGAAGTCCAGCTTTCCATTTACAAAGCTGATGACTAGGCTCTGGGCCCTAGTGAACCAAGAAGCCCCATAATGACGCTGCTGGTGTTTGAGGACAACAATCTTCTCTAGAGACCCTCTCTACACACCTGCCCTTGTcactcagcagcccagggctctgcaGTTTCCCAAGAGGGCATGCTCATACTCATGGCTCACACATTCTAGTGCTCACACACACATCCTTGCATGCTCCTTGTCTCCACCTTGGGAAGCAGGCAGAACTCTTCCTGTCAGACAAAGAAGAAGGCTGAACTCTGGAGCCCTGGAAGAAGCTGCTCAGCCTTGTGCAGCCTGAAAGGACTGGGCTTGGACCAAGCTCAGCTGCTGACTCTATGCCCGAGGCTTTCAAGTTCATCCCTGCCAACGTCCTTTAGCTCATCTTAGCCCTCTTCCTCCAGAGGCCCAAGGAATCATCTCCATGAAGCACATACACCAGGGCACATTGTCATGGGCACCCTCTGAACAGGGCACATGGCCGCCTGCTGTACCCTAATCTCCCAGCCTTGCACCCACATCCTCTGCTCCTGGGGGTcgtggccagggctggggcagtCGCACCACTAGGCTTGTGCAAGTTCGTGTTTGTCACTGTTTCCAGGAGCTTCCAGGGCATCTTTATCCCTCTTCTTGTCAATTCAACCTCACCCTAAAAGGTTCTGATTTACAAAATCAAAGAGTTCCTAAACAGTTCTGGGTACAGCATAATAATCTGTCCGTAAATAAAACCACATTTTAAATGTACCAGGAAACTTGCTATGTAAAAGAATTCTACCGTGActctttttgaaaagtaaaaaattctTTTGTAAGTAAAATAATTACTCTCTAATTTATCCCTTGTTGAGTTCTGGACACAATTAGCTCAAAGAGAGCTTTAAGGCTCCCTTCTGTCATCACTCTTGCACATCCCTCCATCCATTGCCCTCACTCTTCCATGCACCAGCCCCACACTTTCCCAAGGATACAGCATAGCCAGCAGGCACCCAGTGGTGAGGCAGGAGGGGAACGAGGACCCCAAAGCCGATCACAGCAAAGAAGAGGTATAGCAGCCATGCCACAATCTGGAGTGGGTGAGGGGGCCAGCTCCACCCATTCCGGCGGGATCGCTGGCCCTGCAGCTCTGGGGAGGGTCTGCTGGCTTGTGCAGGCGCTGTCCATACACTCTTCTCAGGGGCTGTCTTGTTGGAGGGCTTGTTGCAGATGTTCATCTCCAGAGGGAGAAACAGTAGAGAGAGCATTAGCCTGAGGAGGCCCAGGCTGGAGCCCAGAGCCCCATGCTTGCAGCCAAGTTTCAGCAAGGGAGGAGCAGACTAGGATGGGAAGCCATCTTCCAGCTACTCTGCAGGGGAACCAGGGGCCCTAGCATGACAAAGTCTGGcagtgggggagggtgggagtggagtGCTGGTCTCAAAGCCCCACAACAAGttctggccccagccctggccaggaCAAGGTAGGAGGGTCCAAGGTTTATTCAGGACACACTGTGGCTGCCTGTTACTCAAAGTGCTGTCTCCACAGCCATCAAAGTTAAACCCAGTAAGACATGTTCTCATCTGGTAACAATATCAGGCTGGGGCCAGAGCGATGAGAACACATGCTGATTCTGTTAGGATTAGTCACCTCTGTCCTCAGGCCCAAATGCAAGTGTCAGAGAGGGTCCCCTTACCCTTTGCTAAGGGaaacagggaggggtggggggtggctgaGGAAGGggatctggcctctgcctcttGGCAAGCACGTAATCCTTTTAGGACTGGAGGACCCTGAACcatcttccctgtgcctcagaaGGGCTGCCTGAGGTTTCTTAGCTGAGGAGGAGCCAGTACACGAGAAAAGGGAGGATTCCTCCTTGGTTTTCTCCAGCAGCAGAAATGACCGTGTTTCTCTAAGTAAATCTGGGCCTAGTGCACCGAAAGCAGAAAGGTAGGCTGATGCCCTTTGACTCACTAAAGGGAGCTCAGGGAAGGCCAGGCCTTAGCCAGAGCCAGACCACCAGATGGCAGcactctcccacccccaacctgCCATTCTTCAGCCCAAGAGCTGGCCTGGTAGCCAAAGTTACACGCAGGGCAGGCAGGGTGGGCCTGTCGGTACAGGAGGAAGAGCCCCACCCCCACTATCTTCTGGGCCTGAGGTGGGACTAGAGCCTGAGCAGGCACCGCCACACTTGGGAACACAAGTCAACTCAGAGCTCTTGGTGGGAAGGCCAGGAACTAGGGACAAAACTCTGATGGCTGGACTCTCCTTTCAGGAGCCTGTGCCCATGGGCCAGGGAGTCTGACTAAGCCAAAGGGTATGGCAGACCCCCCTCAGCACAtctgcctggaacactttccTTACTTCTCAGCCCAACAAAGTGCGACTAGACCTTCAGAGCCCACTGTGTCACCTcatccaggaagctttccctgatgcCCCAAGCAGAGTCAGGGGGCCCTCATGCTCAGTCTTTATGGGGCAAGTCACTCTGCCATTTGTAACACTTTGCCATCCCCATGTCTGCCCCCGTTATGCCGGGGCAGCAAATGTACTGTGATTCATGCACCTCTGTTCCCTACATCCCTCCCCCAAGCACCCAGAACCTACcttgtacatagtaggtgctcagtaaatatttgctgacatgaaagcatctgaaataaaaggaaatgtggGCGCGGTGAATGGTGTGGAATCCTGGTCCACCTGTAGCCATCTGGCCCACTCTGCCCTGCCATCAACTTGCACAGCTCCCATGCACCCACATCCCCCGTCCCAGCTCCCCCTGCCACGAGCTATTACCCTGACTGCCAGACATTCCCACTTAGCCACTCTGCCCTTCATCCTGGCTGAGGCTCAGGGCCTCCTGTAAGCCAAGCCTGGGATATCTGAAGTCACCTCTGAGTAGCTTCATCTCAGAGCTAAATGGAGTGACTTAGTTTTCTCCCAGGGACTCAACTGGAATCCTTTGGTTATTTGCTTTGTCTTCAGTAAGAGGCAGCAAAAGGTGAAAAAAGAGCCCTAGCTTTGGTGGAAACAGATCtaggttcaagtcctggctctgtaCTTACCAGCCAAGTGGCctgagtttccccatctgaacAAGGGGTCGGGATCCTACCTAGGGCTGCATATAGATCAGTGACACTGTAGGTAAAACCTTGACACAAAAATGCTCCCTAAATGGTAGACGTTATAATTACCCTTAAAATAGCTCTCTGGGTTGTCCTCACATCTCCAGACTGCAGCTACTGCATCTGATATTCTCCAAGGTTTATGACCAAAGTGATAGGGTTGGTTGAAGTTGCTTTCTTAAGTCAGTGGTCCCAAGGAACACCGCGTCATAAGAGCTGGGCCACTCTAACCTTCTCACCTTCAATCTAAGGTGATAAAGATGATCAAAAAGTTGGCATCACTTTATTATGAATGTCCCCAGAGGTAGCAAATCATTGTTCTTGACTTTTGGAAATAGTCAAAGGTCATCAGGTCAAGCCCTGTGAATTACAGCTGAGCTAGGTGGTTCTGCTAGGGGTGGGGTTAGGGGAGGCAAATTCCTGTGGCTCACACCTTGGCTCTCCAGTGACCCCATCACTAGGGCAACTACTTTGAAGGGAATTTATGAATTGGGGTCCCTAAGTTCTGGCTTTCCTTTTGCCATCCTCACACCTAAACAGCCCTACTAGAGAGTTTctaaaaagagaagcagaggcacAAGGCTGACATGTCCCCACTGCCCAGGGTACCTGGCAGTGGCTGCAGGCACCCCCAGTGCTGCTGCATCGCCAATACCTGAGGTGGGAGGAGTCACtgtgtgagggcaggggcctACCACAAACAGCCTTGGGGGTGGCTCCAACTCCAAAACAGGGTGGTCTTGACCCAGAGAGGTACCACTTGCATGACACTGTGGATGAGGGGACGGTGCTGTTGGGTCTAAGTCCCTTGCAGCAGTGGCAGCACTCTAGAGTAGACACCGAGCTGGCCAGGAGGCATACCACCTGCCCCAAAAGCCTGGGCTAGCCAACTCTTAACTGATGACATTTTCCCTTGTGGAGTtcatggccacaaattcttttggcctaaaagatttttttttttcctgctttttctctccaaatccccccagtacatagttgtatatttttagttgtgggtccttctagttgtggcatgcgggacgctgcctcagcatggcctaatgagtggcgccatgtctgcgcccaggatccaaaccagtgaaaccctgggccgctgaagcagagcgtgcgaacttaaccactcggccacagggccagcccctggcctaaAAGATTTGGATTAAAAGGTTTGGGAGGTAGGAGAGAGTGCAAGATGGGGCCTCAAGCACGAAGGAGACCAAGCACTGTCACCACACCCAGGCACTTCTCTAGGAGGTCAGATTGAAAGATGCATGGCTCTGCTCCTAAACAACGCACCAGCTTGTGCACTCACACCTTGGCCCAGTCAGTGCTTACTGGGGCCCAGCCCTCTGTGTGCACTAAGGGTGTAAACATACCTGAGACCaggctcctgccctcagggactTGCTTTCTGAGGAACCAGACAGACATCAGGGCAGTGGGTGAATGGGTATTTTGGTAGCCTTGCAAGGGCCAGCCATTCAGTGTGACAGAACACAGGGTGGATAGGTTTGGGGGTTGGA
This genomic window from Equus przewalskii isolate Varuska chromosome 3, EquPr2, whole genome shotgun sequence contains:
- the ZDHHC1 gene encoding palmitoyltransferase ZDHHC1 isoform X10 gives rise to the protein MFACFSFFGSFWIRPDRLRLFGRMPEKIPIVWQGNRDSKSEDVRKCNAGPGPGNLALFHSLASYMHHLLAQRRGPCLERQPRCRFTPPSPGCAVPEWESIMLPIAFRPSPRLGPGSSEALPPPGAPPRSATRGRARSPSPCSAVGRGRPIRNRLQAWCCSPFSNPAAPARSGGEGLDEQADPYVLPPSPQERSLQALQRLQQVRVRLRPPLQVAQQLRGREELPLPTAGPRLFLHSVASALLGVLLLVLVATYVFVEFFINPMRLRTNRHFEVCLCVAVLKNHTDVWFVFLPAAPVETQAPAILALAAVLILLGLLSTALLGHLLCFHIYLIWHKLTTYEYIVQHRPPQEAKGAHRELKSCPPKMRPIQEMEFYMRTFSHVRPEPPGQARPVAVSAKKRGSGARIRCRPLGPWTGSPRCRGCRGPRP
- the ZDHHC1 gene encoding palmitoyltransferase ZDHHC1 isoform X12, producing MFACFSFFGSFWIRPDRLRLFGRMPEKIPIVWQGNRDSKSEDVRKCNAGPGPGNLALFHSLASYMHHLLAQRRGPCLERQPRCRFTPPSPGCAVPEWESIMLPIAFRPSPRLGPGSSEALPPPGAPPRSATRGRARSPSPCSAVGRGRPIRNRLQAWCCSPFSNPAAPARSGGEGLDEQADPYVLPPSPQERSLQALQRLQQVRVRLRPPLQVAQQLRGREELPLPTAGPRLFLHSVASALLGVLLLVLVATYVFVEFFINPMRLRTNRHFEVLKNHTDVWFVFLPAAPVETQAPAILALAAVLILLGLLSTALLGHLLCFHIYLIWHKLTTYEYIVQHRPPQEAKGAHRELKSCPPKMRPIQEMEFYMRTFSHVRPEPPGQARPVAVSAKKRGSGARIRCRPLGPWTGSPRCRGCRGPRP
- the ZDHHC1 gene encoding palmitoyltransferase ZDHHC1 isoform X11, with product MFACFSFFGSFWIRPDRLRLFGRMPEKIPIVWQGNRDSKSEDVRKCNAGPGPGNLALFHSLASYMHHLLAQRRGPCLERQPRCRFTPPSPGCAVPEWESIMLPIAFRPSPRLGPGSSEALPPPGAPPRSATRGRARSPSPCSAVGRGRPIRNRLQAWCCSPFSNPAAPARSGGEGLDEQADPYVLPPSPQERSLQALQRLQQVRVRLRPPLQVAQQLRGREELPLPTAGPRLFLHSVASALLGVLLLVLVATYVFVEFFINPMRLRTNRHFEVCLCVAVLKNHTDVWFVFLPAAPVETQAPAILALAAVLILLGLLSTALLGHLLCFHIYLIWHKLTTYEYIVQHRPPQEAKGAHRELKSCPPKMRPIQGPSMCWRVWNVGAWKWAGWGYRRERDGPVTGSLGWSHQFFPPGTLSPYAHHPI